The region AATCATCGGACGAGTCATCGCCCAATCCAGCGTTTAGCAGCATATCAATTTCTTCTTGAGAGAGCAAATCACTCATAGACGGTTCCTCAACCGCTCACTCGTCCAGCGTCCATATTATCGCCATTGTAACACGATTTATTGATTTTTTTTATGGTTTTCTTTGAGAAAACATTATGCCGGGTCGGCGATCATTCGCGGTCGAGTTTTTTGCGCCATTTGTGATACACGCTAAACGCATATTTAAATACCGCTTCGTTGTGTTCGTTCCAATCGAAGTAATGTTCTTTGAGGCCCTCGGCTGAAATCAGCGAACGCCCGAGCGACTCTTCGCCGCCGTGGAACGGGACCAGTTCGTCGGCGATGGCGATGTATTGGATCCCATAACCGATTGGATAGGGATAGGGGCAGTTGGGCGGCTCCGGCCCGGTATGTTGGATGCGGATGACGCCTAACATTTTGACTTTGGAGAACGTAATGCCGATTTGTTGTTGGGCTTCGCGGCGAAAGGTTTCTTCCGGCGCTTCACCGATATCAATGCGCCCGCCGATGATTTCCCAGCCGCGTCCCGGGATGTTCGCCAGCACCAGTTTGTCTTGATAAAAGACAAACCCGCCCGCCACGCAAGTCAGTTCACGCGGAGGCTGATGTTCGGTCGCTTCAAAGTGAATTTCCGCGCCGCTGCCCCAAGACGTGGGGGGAAACTGAGGCGTGTTGGATTTATGAACGGTCGGCCTGCGCCTCGGCGCGGGTTTTTTTGCCGCAACCAGTTTTTTGCTGACAGATTTGGGAGATGAACTTTTTTTGCTTGAGGCTTTTTGGGGTGGAACTGTTTTTTTTATGATTTTTTTTGCCGCCGTTTTTTTTGTTGCTGTTTTGCGATTGGATGGCTTAGACGTTTTTGATTTTGCGATTTTCTTTACGGTAGTTTTTTTCACGACCGCTTTTTTGGCGGTGATTTTTTTCTTGATGGCCGCTTTTGTTTTCGTGAGCTTCGCAGCGGTTTTTTTTACGACCGATTTGGTTGCCGTTTTCGATTTCACGGCCGCTTTTTTTGACGGGGATTTTATGGTTGATTTTTGGGGCGATTTGGTTGCGGTTTTTTTTGTTTTTGCACGTTGATCTTTTGCCGCCGCCTTAGAGGACGTTGTCTGCTTTTTCTTAGACGTGGTAGACTTTGCGGCCGCCATGGTTCTTCCTTACTGTTTGCGCCGCTCGCTCAGGTTGGTTGCGTTTACCCGGGTGTATAACTCACTGTGTAACTGACACGATGTACCCTAGCGATGGAACTGCGCTTTGCCATGCGCTTTATAAATTATATTCGATTTTACTTTGCCAGCGCAATATCCAAGTTAAGGCTTTTGCTTTATTTTTTTACACTCAACCTGCAAGCATGTTCTTGTGGCCTGTTTAACTGGCTGATTTGTAGCGCCTTATAGAGACGGAACCCCAAAGGCCGCCGTTTTGGCGCAGACCGAATTTTCTTCAAGAATACAGAGAATCGAGTGAATTTTCAGAGAAACCCATCTTTATTTATCGCCCATAAATAAAAATTCACCAACCCTCAACGAGCTTTTAAGTGAACTGGGCAGAAAGGGAAGTGTGTAGTATAATCCAAACTAAATTGTTTATTTAATTTGAGATAGAGAATATTGTTCTATGAAACGTATTGGATTGTTTTCCTTCATTTCTGTAGGATTCTGGCTGCCGATTGGGCTGAGCGTGGTGTTTTCGCGTGCAGATGGATGGAGTTTGGGTGAGCTTCCTGTTTATTTATTCTCTGTATCTATTGGACTTGCGTTGATTGTCGGCATCTTGCTCGAGCGATTAGGGGCGCTGATTGTCGCGCGCTATTTGCAACCGCAATTTTCTCAAACACTATATAAGAAATTCCGGTCAAAGCGATTTCTCTCTGTCTTTGCTTTGGCGCCCTTCGTAATCGGCGGTTGCTTCTTTCTTTTTTCTGCGCCCAAAGCGTCTCTCGCGTCACCGAAGTTAATCATCCTCGGGCTGGACGCCGCGACCTGGGAGGTCATCGACCCGCTCATAGACGCCGGCCGGTTGCCAACCATCGCGGGGCTGAAGCGTGACGGCGCATCCGGC is a window of Candidatus Hinthialibacter antarcticus DNA encoding:
- a CDS encoding NUDIX domain-containing protein, which encodes MKSKTATKSVVKKTAAKLTKTKAAIKKKITAKKAVVKKTTVKKIAKSKTSKPSNRKTATKKTAAKKIIKKTVPPQKASSKKSSSPKSVSKKLVAAKKPAPRRRPTVHKSNTPQFPPTSWGSGAEIHFEATEHQPPRELTCVAGGFVFYQDKLVLANIPGRGWEIIGGRIDIGEAPEETFRREAQQQIGITFSKVKMLGVIRIQHTGPEPPNCPYPYPIGYGIQYIAIADELVPFHGGEESLGRSLISAEGLKEHYFDWNEHNEAVFKYAFSVYHKWRKKLDRE